Below is a genomic region from Ancylomarina subtilis.
AGAGTAATTTTAATTGTGGCTATTATGAACTATATTTATTGGACAATGCTTTATAAATGAAGCGATTCTACTGTGGAAATATCAATCGGAATTAACTATAAACAAAGCCTATGATTTTAGGATTATTGAAGGAGCAAGGCGCAGAACAACGCGTGGCTCTCTTACCGGAAATTGTCTCAAAGCTGGTTCAAGCAAAAGTGGAGGTTTATGTAGAGAAAGATGCGGGTGTATCTGCTTTTCAAACCAACGAAGCATATGAGAACGTTGGGGCAAGTATTTTAGATCGAACTGAACTTTTAAAAAAGGCCGAGGTTCTTGTTCAGATTGGCGAACCGGGCCTCGAACTCATCAAACAATTGAATGACAAACAGATTTGGATCAGTCAGTACAATCCCCTTTGGAATACCGATTTGGTAAAAGCATTCCTTGCGAGTGGCGTAACCAGCTTTAGTATGGATTCTATTCCCAGAACAACTCGGGCTCAGTCTATGGATGTACTCTCGTCAATGGCCACGGTTGCGGGGTATAAAGCGGTGCTACAGGCAGCCAATGAGCTACCTAATTTTTTCCCCATGTTTATGACAGCTGCTGGGACCATTCGTCCGGCTACGGTTTTGATTCTTGGAGCCGGAGTTGCTGGTTTGCAAGCCATCGCTATTGCGCGTAAGTTAGGCGCTCAGGTTGAAGCTTTTGATGTTCGGGCAGCTGTTAAAGAAGAGGTGAACAGTCTTGGAGCTAAATTCGTTGAGGTCGAAGGGGCAATTGACGATTCAGCAGCGGGAGGTTATGCTGTTGAACAAACGGATGAATTCAAAAAGAAACAGCAAGAAGCCATTAACGATCATGCAGCCAAAGCTGATGTGGTGATATGTACGGCTCAAATTCCCGGAAGAAAGGCGCCACTTTTAATTCCTACCGAAGCTGTTGAACGCATGCGCCCTGGTGCTGTGATTATCGATTTGGCAGCTTCGACAGGAGGAAACTGTGAGCTGACCCGAAATAATGAGACCCTGGTTCATAAGGAAATTAAGATTATCGGACAGTCAGATTACCCATCCTTAATGCCTATTGATGCCAGTAAGATGTTTGGAAAAAATGTGTTTAATTTCTTACAACTCTTAATAAACGAAGAGG
It encodes:
- a CDS encoding Re/Si-specific NAD(P)(+) transhydrogenase subunit alpha, encoding MILGLLKEQGAEQRVALLPEIVSKLVQAKVEVYVEKDAGVSAFQTNEAYENVGASILDRTELLKKAEVLVQIGEPGLELIKQLNDKQIWISQYNPLWNTDLVKAFLASGVTSFSMDSIPRTTRAQSMDVLSSMATVAGYKAVLQAANELPNFFPMFMTAAGTIRPATVLILGAGVAGLQAIAIARKLGAQVEAFDVRAAVKEEVNSLGAKFVEVEGAIDDSAAGGYAVEQTDEFKKKQQEAINDHAAKADVVICTAQIPGRKAPLLIPTEAVERMRPGAVIIDLAASTGGNCELTRNNETLVHKEIKIIGQSDYPSLMPIDASKMFGKNVFNFLQLLINEEGGLNLNFEDDIVKGTCITHQSEILNERVKSVVES